Proteins from one Nitrobacteraceae bacterium AZCC 2146 genomic window:
- a CDS encoding large subunit ribosomal protein L31 (product_source=KO:K02909; cog=COG0254; ko=KO:K02909; pfam=PF01197; superfamily=143800; tigrfam=TIGR00105) codes for MKAEVHPDYHMITVVMTDGTEFQTRSTWGKEGDKLNLDIDAKTHPAWTGGTAQMLDRGGRVSRFQKKFSGFLKKED; via the coding sequence ATGAAAGCCGAAGTTCACCCGGATTATCATATGATTACGGTCGTTATGACCGACGGGACCGAGTTCCAGACCCGCTCCACCTGGGGCAAGGAAGGCGACAAGCTGAACCTCGACATCGACGCCAAGACCCACCCGGCCTGGACCGGCGGTACCGCGCAGATGCTCGACCGCGGCGGCCGCGTCTCGCGCTTCCAGAAGAAGTTTTCGGGATTCCTCAAGAAGGAAGACTGA
- a CDS encoding peptidoglycan/LPS O-acetylase OafA/YrhL (product_source=COG1835; cog=COG1835; pfam=PF01757; transmembrane_helix_parts=Inside_1_6,TMhelix_7_25,Outside_26_39,TMhelix_40_62,Inside_63_81,TMhelix_82_104,Outside_105_118,TMhelix_119_141,Inside_142_161,TMhelix_162_184,Outside_185_198,TMhelix_199_221,Inside_222_232,TMhelix_233_264,Outside_265_278,TMhelix_279_301,Inside_302_313,TMhelix_314_331,Outside_332_363), with amino-acid sequence MAADIRALTGVRGVAAAVIVVYHFGDVQLATGGTASYFRIPFGYLLVDLFFMLSGYVMALTYRDAFDHLTPGKFATFMLKRVARLYPAYFVIGLFYVAKMAAGLSGDKLEMYSAWDVVGNLLMMTGWGFYIYPVIGVAWAASAEMGSYLLLPILMAFTLRKSALTAGLSVLAAFIAIYAVSISGRGTGGSLDVVNGNSFYPLLRAVAGFTLGLAIFRFAGVIDRLSMAMQDALVIGILVAMFAVGVFSHSDLPLYLLFIPLVAVLSRDGRLAQVLFGNALVYRLGIISYSIYLIHPLFVSFAVRTWRHFGETEAVYVAAACACFAAIWLLSELSYRCVEMPGRKAIVEWFGPKPEHAPARSAS; translated from the coding sequence ATGGCAGCAGATATCAGGGCGTTGACCGGGGTCCGCGGCGTCGCCGCGGCCGTTATTGTCGTCTACCATTTCGGCGATGTTCAGCTCGCCACCGGCGGCACCGCTTCCTATTTCCGGATACCTTTCGGCTACCTGCTGGTCGACCTGTTCTTCATGCTCAGCGGCTACGTGATGGCGCTGACCTACCGGGACGCCTTCGACCATCTCACCCCAGGTAAATTCGCGACCTTCATGCTGAAGCGTGTGGCGCGGCTGTATCCCGCTTATTTCGTCATCGGTCTGTTCTACGTGGCCAAGATGGCGGCCGGCCTGTCCGGCGACAAACTGGAGATGTATTCAGCGTGGGACGTGGTCGGCAATCTGCTGATGATGACCGGCTGGGGATTTTACATCTATCCGGTGATCGGCGTGGCCTGGGCGGCGAGCGCCGAGATGGGCTCGTATCTGCTGCTGCCGATCCTGATGGCCTTCACGCTGCGCAAGAGCGCGCTGACGGCCGGCCTCTCCGTGCTCGCGGCATTCATTGCGATCTATGCGGTCAGCATCAGCGGCCGCGGCACGGGCGGCTCGCTCGACGTGGTCAATGGCAATTCGTTCTATCCGCTGCTGCGCGCCGTCGCCGGCTTCACGCTGGGGTTGGCGATCTTCCGCTTTGCCGGCGTGATCGACCGGCTCTCGATGGCGATGCAGGACGCGCTGGTGATCGGCATTCTCGTCGCGATGTTCGCGGTGGGCGTATTTAGCCACAGCGACCTGCCGCTGTACCTGCTGTTCATCCCGCTGGTGGCAGTGCTGTCGCGCGACGGCCGGCTGGCGCAGGTGCTGTTCGGCAACGCGCTGGTCTACCGGCTCGGGATCATCTCCTATTCGATCTACCTGATCCATCCGCTGTTCGTGAGTTTTGCCGTCCGCACCTGGCGGCATTTTGGCGAGACCGAAGCGGTCTATGTCGCCGCGGCCTGCGCTTGCTTCGCCGCGATCTGGCTGCTGTCGGAGCTGAGCTATCGTTGCGTCGAAATGCCCGGCCGCAAGGCCATCGTCGAATGGTTCGGCCCGAAGCCGGAGCATGCCCCGGCGCGAAGCGCATCCTGA
- a CDS encoding regulator of CtrA degradation (product_source=KO:K13592; cog=COG5317; ko=KO:K13592; pfam=PF07323) produces MSDRLHSEPALVQFSERLTNSAAFGTLFREGMDLVEETASYLDGVGRAEAKALDRSVSLTYATESMRLTTRLMQLASWLLLHRAVKEGEMTLTQANREKTKVKLSAADPSPDEMLAKLPEQLQELIARSMALQAKVRRLDVSIHASTTERAAIGNPLVPQMNRLKAAFER; encoded by the coding sequence ATGTCGGATCGTTTGCACAGCGAACCAGCGCTCGTTCAGTTCAGTGAGCGGCTGACCAATTCCGCTGCATTCGGAACGTTGTTTCGCGAAGGTATGGACCTGGTCGAGGAGACCGCCTCTTATCTCGACGGCGTCGGTCGCGCAGAGGCGAAGGCGCTGGATCGCTCCGTCAGCCTGACCTACGCCACCGAAAGCATGCGGCTCACCACCCGATTGATGCAGCTCGCCTCCTGGTTGCTGCTGCACCGCGCGGTGAAGGAGGGCGAAATGACGCTCACCCAGGCCAACCGCGAAAAGACCAAGGTCAAGCTCAGCGCTGCCGATCCGAGCCCGGACGAGATGCTCGCCAAGCTGCCCGAGCAACTGCAGGAATTGATCGCGCGGTCGATGGCGCTGCAGGCGAAAGTTCGCCGCCTCGACGTTTCCATCCATGCCTCGACTACCGAGCGTGCTGCGATCGGCAATCCGCTGGTACCGCAGATGAACCGCCTCAAGGCCGCGTTCGAGCGCTGA
- a CDS encoding uncharacterized small protein (DUF1192 family) (product_source=COG5509; cog=COG5509; pfam=PF06698; superfamily=161270), protein MAIDDDDKPKKKISHEIGQDLTLLSVEELAERITLLNAEIQRLQSSMQLKRATRDAADRFFKS, encoded by the coding sequence ATGGCGATCGACGACGACGACAAACCGAAGAAAAAGATCAGCCACGAGATCGGCCAGGACCTGACGCTGCTGTCGGTCGAGGAACTCGCCGAGCGGATCACGTTGCTCAATGCCGAGATCCAGCGCCTCCAATCCAGCATGCAGCTGAAGCGTGCCACCCGCGACGCGGCGGATCGATTTTTCAAGTCGTAA
- a CDS encoding NADPH2:quinone reductase (product_source=KO:K00344; cath_funfam=3.40.50.720,3.90.180.10; cog=COG0604; ko=KO:K00344; pfam=PF08240,PF13602; smart=SM00829; superfamily=51735; tigrfam=TIGR02824), producing MEKLPAQMTVIGISTPGGPEVLVPEIRAVPKPGPGEILIKVAAAGVNRPDVAQRSGSYPPPPGASDLPGLEASGEVVALGDGATKHKIGDKVMSLVAGGGYAQYCIAPDAQAMAVPAGFSMIEAGATAETLMTVWHNVFERGGLQPGETLLVHGGSSGIGTMAIQLAKALSSKVIVTVGSQAKADACLKLGADHAINYKTEDFVARVAEITSGNGVELILDMVGGDYVDKNYDAAAIEGRIVQIAVLNGVKATVNISKVMRKRLHHTGSTLRPRSAADKAAMVKAIEANVLPLLQAGKVKPLMDSTFPLEQAADAHRRMETSEHIGKIVLVV from the coding sequence ATGGAAAAGCTGCCCGCGCAAATGACCGTCATCGGCATCAGCACACCCGGTGGACCCGAGGTGCTCGTGCCTGAAATCCGTGCGGTGCCGAAGCCCGGCCCCGGCGAGATCCTGATCAAGGTCGCCGCCGCCGGCGTCAACCGTCCCGACGTCGCGCAGCGCTCCGGCAGCTATCCGCCGCCGCCCGGAGCCTCCGACCTGCCCGGCCTCGAAGCCTCCGGCGAAGTGGTCGCACTCGGCGACGGCGCCACCAAGCACAAGATCGGTGACAAGGTGATGTCGCTGGTGGCCGGTGGCGGCTATGCGCAATATTGCATCGCGCCCGATGCGCAGGCGATGGCGGTACCGGCGGGCTTCTCGATGATCGAGGCCGGCGCCACCGCGGAAACCCTGATGACCGTCTGGCATAACGTGTTCGAACGCGGCGGCCTGCAGCCTGGCGAAACGCTGCTGGTTCATGGCGGCTCGTCGGGAATTGGCACCATGGCGATCCAACTCGCCAAGGCGCTTAGCTCCAAGGTGATCGTCACCGTGGGCTCGCAGGCCAAGGCCGACGCCTGCCTCAAGCTCGGCGCCGACCACGCCATCAACTACAAGACCGAGGACTTTGTCGCGCGGGTAGCGGAGATCACATCCGGCAATGGCGTTGAGTTGATTCTCGACATGGTGGGCGGCGACTACGTCGACAAGAACTATGACGCAGCGGCCATTGAAGGCCGCATCGTGCAGATTGCAGTGCTGAACGGGGTCAAGGCAACAGTGAACATCTCCAAGGTGATGCGGAAGCGGCTGCATCACACCGGATCAACGCTGCGGCCACGCTCCGCCGCCGACAAGGCCGCGATGGTGAAAGCAATCGAGGCCAATGTTCTGCCGCTGCTGCAGGCCGGCAAGGTGAAACCGCTGATGGACAGTACGTTCCCGCTGGAACAGGCGGCCGACGCGCACCGGCGGATGGAAACCAGCGAACATATTGGCAAAATTGTGTTGGTGGTTTAG
- a CDS encoding diguanylate cyclase (GGDEF)-like protein/PAS domain S-box-containing protein (product_source=TIGR00254/TIGR00229; cath_funfam=3.20.20.450,3.30.450.20,3.30.70.270; cleavage_site_network=SignalP-noTM; cog=COG5001; pfam=PF00563,PF00990,PF08447; smart=SM00052,SM00086,SM00091,SM00267; superfamily=141868,55073,55785; tigrfam=TIGR00229,TIGR00254; transmembrane_helix_parts=Inside_1_183,TMhelix_184_206,Outside_207_211,TMhelix_212_234,Inside_235_246,TMhelix_247_269,Outside_270_278,TMhelix_279_296,Inside_297_302,TMhelix_303_325,Outside_326_334,TMhelix_335_357,Inside_358_363,TMhelix_364_386,Outside_387_960), protein MTLRLIRWLAPLALGLMIIVASPKAHAIDAVSVRSDAPAIDLTAILEYQHSDTDRIQVSTAPGTDGIVRRIEVRAREAGQNWVVFALANNTDDQLDRLIVAPHYRIVSSGLLWPDLGLSRIATITPSTGDRPERQDSATADIFRVTLDPGAVITFVAELRTGRLPQLYLWEPEAYKDKVNSFTLYQGIVIGISGLLALVLTILFVVKGSIMFPAAAALAWAVLVYIGVDFGFWGKVLDMSAGAERIWRASGEAILAATLLVFLFAYLNLSRWHVRYSHITLGWLVFLGSLVALALFDPAVASGIARMSLVLIAFAGFALIVYLSTHGFDRAVLLIPTWFLLVVWVIAAGMTVAGSVTNDIVGPALLGGLVLIVMLIGFTVMQHAFAGGGAATGVVSDVERRALALTGSGDLIWDWDVSADKVFTSPETEALLGLKRGTLEGPAAKWLEVLHPLDQDRFRAALDSVLDQRRGRLVQDFRLRTPDGHFMWFALKARPVVGSDGEVSRVVGTLTDVTETKNAEERMLHDSVHDNLTGLPNRKLFIDRLGAVANFSKTMPTLRPTLMVIDLDRFKQVNDSVGIAVGDSILLTLARRLTRILKPQDTLARLAGDQFGLILMSETDPAKITTFAETIRKTIRAPIAFNDREIFLTASIGLALSDPATQISDEIIKDAELAMYHSKRIGGDRIDVYKPAMRARKTDRLTLESELRRAIERQEITILYQPIVRLEDRSIAGFEALARWDHPKLGRMSPVEFIAIAEEIGLIIDLGMFVMDQTARQLAIWQRAMRAREPIFASVNVSSRQLLRHDLLHDIRTVLSRSSVARGTLKLELTESLVMENPEHAAQMLHRIRELGTGLSLDDFGTGHSSLSYLQRFPFDTLKIDQSFVRTTSRGTRPVILKSIIAMAHDLGMDVVAEGVETDSDAVELYQLGCEYAQGFAFGEPMDADAAMRLLTEERLEAAS, encoded by the coding sequence ATGACATTGCGTTTGATCAGGTGGCTTGCGCCCCTCGCGCTGGGCCTCATGATTATCGTCGCCTCCCCGAAGGCACATGCCATTGACGCCGTCAGCGTCCGCAGCGACGCGCCTGCGATCGACCTCACCGCAATCCTCGAATATCAGCACAGCGACACCGACCGCATCCAGGTCTCCACCGCGCCGGGCACCGACGGCATCGTCCGCCGCATCGAGGTGCGCGCCCGCGAGGCCGGGCAGAACTGGGTGGTATTCGCGCTCGCCAACAATACCGACGACCAGCTCGACCGCCTGATCGTCGCCCCCCATTACCGCATCGTCTCGTCCGGCCTGTTGTGGCCCGACCTCGGCCTGTCGCGCATCGCCACCATCACGCCGTCCACCGGCGATCGTCCGGAACGGCAGGACTCGGCGACTGCCGACATTTTCCGCGTCACCCTCGATCCCGGCGCGGTGATCACCTTCGTCGCCGAATTGCGTACCGGCAGGCTGCCGCAGCTCTATCTGTGGGAACCGGAAGCCTACAAGGACAAGGTCAACTCCTTCACCCTGTACCAGGGCATCGTGATCGGCATCTCCGGCCTGCTGGCGCTGGTGCTGACGATCCTGTTCGTGGTCAAGGGCAGCATCATGTTCCCGGCCGCCGCGGCGCTGGCTTGGGCGGTGCTGGTCTATATCGGCGTCGACTTCGGCTTCTGGGGCAAGGTGCTCGACATGTCCGCCGGCGCCGAGCGGATCTGGCGCGCCTCGGGCGAAGCGATCCTCGCCGCGACGCTGCTGGTGTTCCTGTTCGCCTATCTCAACCTCAGCCGCTGGCATGTGCGCTACTCGCACATCACACTGGGCTGGCTGGTGTTTCTGGGCTCGCTGGTGGCACTGGCGCTGTTCGATCCCGCAGTGGCGTCCGGCATCGCCCGGATGTCGCTGGTGCTGATCGCCTTCGCCGGCTTCGCGCTGATCGTCTATCTCTCCACCCACGGCTTCGATCGCGCGGTGTTGTTGATCCCGACCTGGTTCCTCCTCGTGGTCTGGGTGATCGCCGCCGGCATGACCGTGGCGGGCAGCGTCACCAACGACATTGTCGGCCCGGCGCTGCTCGGCGGCCTGGTGCTGATCGTGATGCTGATCGGCTTCACGGTGATGCAGCACGCCTTCGCCGGCGGCGGCGCGGCCACCGGTGTCGTCTCCGACGTCGAACGCCGCGCGCTGGCGCTGACCGGTTCCGGTGACCTGATCTGGGACTGGGACGTCTCCGCCGACAAGGTGTTCACCAGTCCCGAGACCGAAGCCTTGCTCGGCCTGAAGCGCGGCACGCTGGAAGGCCCGGCCGCGAAATGGCTCGAGGTGCTGCACCCGCTCGACCAGGACCGTTTTCGCGCAGCCCTTGATAGCGTGCTCGATCAGCGCCGCGGCCGTCTGGTGCAGGATTTCCGGCTGCGCACCCCCGACGGCCACTTCATGTGGTTCGCGCTGAAGGCGCGCCCGGTGGTCGGCTCTGACGGCGAAGTCTCCCGCGTGGTCGGCACCCTGACCGACGTCACCGAGACCAAGAACGCCGAAGAGCGCATGCTGCACGACTCAGTGCATGACAACCTCACCGGGCTGCCGAACCGCAAACTGTTCATCGACCGGCTCGGCGCGGTCGCCAATTTTTCCAAGACGATGCCGACGCTGCGGCCGACGCTCATGGTGATCGACCTCGATCGCTTCAAGCAGGTCAATGATTCCGTCGGCATCGCGGTCGGCGATTCCATCCTGCTGACGCTGGCGCGACGCCTGACCCGGATCCTGAAACCGCAGGACACGCTGGCAAGATTGGCCGGCGACCAGTTCGGCCTGATCCTGATGTCGGAAACCGATCCGGCGAAGATCACCACCTTCGCCGAGACCATCCGAAAAACCATCCGCGCGCCGATCGCCTTCAACGACCGCGAGATCTTCCTCACCGCCTCGATCGGCCTCGCGCTCAGCGATCCCGCCACCCAGATCAGCGACGAGATCATCAAGGACGCCGAGCTGGCGATGTATCATTCGAAGCGGATCGGCGGCGACCGCATCGACGTCTACAAGCCGGCGATGCGCGCCCGCAAGACCGACCGCCTGACGCTGGAATCCGAACTGCGCCGCGCCATCGAGCGCCAGGAAATCACCATCCTGTACCAGCCGATCGTGCGGCTGGAGGATCGCTCGATCGCCGGCTTCGAGGCGCTGGCGCGCTGGGATCATCCCAAGCTCGGCCGGATGTCGCCGGTGGAATTCATCGCCATCGCCGAAGAGATCGGCCTGATCATCGACCTCGGCATGTTCGTGATGGACCAGACCGCGCGGCAGCTCGCGATCTGGCAGCGCGCGATGCGCGCCCGCGAACCGATCTTCGCCAGCGTCAACGTCTCGTCGCGGCAGCTGCTGCGCCACGACCTCCTGCACGATATCCGCACCGTGCTGTCGCGCTCCTCGGTGGCGAGGGGCACGCTGAAGCTTGAGCTCACTGAATCGCTGGTGATGGAAAATCCGGAACACGCCGCGCAAATGCTGCATCGGATCCGCGAGCTCGGCACCGGGCTGTCGCTCGACGATTTCGGCACCGGCCATTCCTCGCTGTCCTACCTGCAGCGCTTCCCGTTCGACACGCTGAAGATCGACCAGTCCTTCGTCCGCACCACCAGCCGCGGCACCCGCCCGGTGATCCTGAAATCGATCATCGCCATGGCCCACGACCTCGGCATGGACGTGGTCGCCGAAGGCGTCGAGACGGATTCCGATGCGGTGGAGCTGTATCAGCTCGGCTGCGAATACGCGCAGGGCTTTGCTTTCGGCGAGCCGATGGACGCCGACGCCGCGATGCGGCTGCTGACGGAAGAACGGCTGGAAGCGGCGAGCTAG
- a CDS encoding hypothetical protein (product_source=Hypo-rule applied; pfam=PF09594; transmembrane_helix_parts=Inside_1_11,TMhelix_12_34,Outside_35_82,TMhelix_83_105,Inside_106_109,TMhelix_110_132,Outside_133_141,TMhelix_142_159,Inside_160_171,TMhelix_172_194,Outside_195_203,TMhelix_204_226,Inside_227_259,TMhelix_260_277,Outside_278_291,TMhelix_292_314,Inside_315_320,TMhelix_321_338,Outside_339_341,TMhelix_342_361,Inside_362_373,TMhelix_374_391,Outside_392_521): MPAITARRRGHVHPILIVATAMALGAAYAGLVGEDANWDWQNYHEYNVWALRNGGYDRDVIPPGFQTYFNPVVYFPWYYLRHALPPVAAGIIMGAVHGLNLALVWWLSRVLLGQAANALTIAAAVLLAAFGPMTLSEVGTSFSDILTAIPIIAGLALMLTSDDPRPVRFLCAGLLVGLAVGFKLTNIVFALGLGIAALAAARPLMAMSCLAIGGAIGSVVAGGAWSLMLWREFGNPFFPLVNSLFPSAEMQQVTVLDRQFIPRGFWDALGYPFYWVVGNFRSSELPFRDARFALLIVLLPIAIGARIKSATALFNRRDLQLLIFLAVSYAAWLALFAIQRYAVALELLTGPAIVLLLVRILTSGDAATSRGPGLRASVAVLAIAAIAAAWTQPTDWWRRPWSNPYAPAISARLAQPATYFLLDKPLSFVAPLLPAGSRFYMIADIALPIMPGGTFDRRIRAGLQNPLPGGVWEMHIRGRPFRADLLADYGVMIDTSQPCVEIEGAQLASTNVACPLIPRRP, encoded by the coding sequence ATGCCCGCGATCACGGCCCGGCGGCGCGGCCATGTGCACCCGATCCTGATCGTCGCCACCGCGATGGCGCTCGGCGCGGCCTATGCGGGGCTGGTCGGCGAAGACGCCAACTGGGATTGGCAGAATTATCACGAGTACAATGTCTGGGCGCTGCGCAACGGCGGCTATGACCGCGACGTGATCCCGCCGGGATTTCAGACCTACTTCAATCCGGTCGTCTATTTCCCGTGGTACTATTTGCGCCACGCGCTGCCGCCGGTCGCCGCCGGCATCATCATGGGGGCCGTTCACGGGCTCAATCTGGCGCTGGTCTGGTGGCTGTCGCGGGTCCTGCTCGGCCAAGCCGCCAACGCGCTGACCATCGCCGCCGCGGTGCTGCTGGCGGCGTTCGGGCCGATGACACTGTCGGAAGTCGGCACCAGCTTTTCGGACATCCTCACCGCAATCCCGATCATCGCCGGCCTCGCGCTGATGCTGACATCCGACGACCCACGGCCGGTGCGCTTTCTGTGCGCGGGATTGCTGGTTGGTCTCGCCGTCGGCTTCAAGCTCACCAACATCGTGTTCGCGCTCGGCCTCGGCATCGCGGCGCTGGCGGCAGCGCGGCCCTTGATGGCGATGTCGTGCCTGGCCATCGGCGGCGCGATCGGCAGCGTGGTGGCCGGCGGCGCCTGGAGCCTGATGCTGTGGCGCGAATTCGGCAATCCGTTCTTTCCGCTGGTGAACAGCCTGTTTCCGTCGGCCGAGATGCAGCAGGTCACGGTGCTCGACCGCCAGTTCATTCCGCGCGGATTTTGGGACGCCCTCGGTTACCCGTTCTACTGGGTGGTCGGTAACTTCCGCAGTTCCGAACTGCCGTTTCGCGACGCGCGCTTCGCGCTGCTGATCGTGCTGCTGCCGATCGCGATCGGCGCGCGCATCAAATCCGCAACCGCACTGTTCAACCGCCGCGACCTGCAGCTGCTGATCTTTCTCGCCGTATCCTACGCGGCGTGGCTCGCGCTGTTCGCGATCCAGCGCTACGCGGTGGCGCTGGAATTGCTGACCGGGCCGGCGATCGTGCTGTTGCTGGTCCGCATCCTCACGTCCGGTGATGCAGCCACGTCGCGCGGGCCAGGCCTGCGGGCCAGCGTCGCCGTTCTCGCCATCGCAGCGATCGCGGCGGCGTGGACGCAGCCCACCGACTGGTGGCGGCGGCCGTGGTCGAATCCGTACGCGCCGGCGATTTCGGCGCGGCTGGCACAGCCCGCGACCTATTTCCTGCTCGACAAGCCGCTGTCCTTTGTTGCGCCGCTGCTGCCGGCGGGATCGCGCTTCTACATGATCGCGGATATCGCGCTGCCGATCATGCCGGGCGGCACATTCGATCGCCGGATTCGCGCCGGGCTGCAGAATCCGCTGCCGGGCGGCGTGTGGGAAATGCACATCCGCGGCCGGCCGTTTCGCGCGGACCTGCTGGCGGATTACGGCGTGATGATCGACACGTCGCAGCCCTGCGTCGAGATCGAGGGCGCACAGCTGGCGTCAACCAACGTGGCGTGCCCGCTGATCCCGCGCCGACCATAA
- a CDS encoding putative transcriptional regulator (product_source=KO:K07735; cath_funfam=3.30.70.1300; cog=COG1678; ko=KO:K07735; pfam=PF02622; superfamily=143456) produces the protein MLMEPTRKRTRKSRSKAGADAPGSYLDGQLLIAMPVMEDERFARSVIYVCAHSSEGAMGIIVNRPAGSIDFPELLVQLDIIDKVDQIKLPENAETMKVLKGGPVETGRGFVLHSSDFFIKDATLPIDDGICLTATVDILRAIANGGGPKHAILALGYAGWAPGQLENEIQGNGWLHCAADEELIFGGDVEAKYLRALHKIGIDPGMLSNEAGHA, from the coding sequence TTGCTGATGGAACCCACTCGCAAGCGGACCCGGAAGAGCCGAAGCAAGGCCGGCGCCGACGCCCCCGGCAGCTACCTCGATGGCCAGCTGCTGATCGCGATGCCGGTGATGGAAGACGAGCGCTTCGCCCGCTCGGTGATCTATGTCTGCGCGCACTCCTCCGAAGGTGCCATGGGCATCATCGTCAACCGCCCCGCCGGCAGCATCGATTTCCCCGAACTGCTGGTGCAGCTCGACATCATCGACAAAGTCGACCAGATCAAGCTCCCGGAAAACGCCGAAACCATGAAGGTGCTGAAGGGTGGCCCGGTGGAAACCGGCCGCGGCTTCGTGTTGCATTCCAGCGATTTCTTCATCAAGGACGCCACCCTGCCGATCGACGACGGCATCTGCCTCACCGCCACCGTGGATATCCTGCGGGCCATCGCCAATGGCGGCGGGCCGAAGCACGCCATCCTCGCGCTCGGCTATGCCGGTTGGGCGCCTGGGCAACTGGAAAACGAGATCCAGGGCAATGGCTGGCTGCATTGCGCGGCCGACGAGGAACTGATCTTCGGCGGCGACGTCGAGGCCAAGTATCTGCGCGCCCTCCACAAGATCGGTATCGATCCCGGCATGCTGTCGAACGAGGCCGGGCACGCCTGA
- a CDS encoding DsbC/DsbD-like thiol-disulfide interchange protein (product_source=COG4233; cleavage_site_network=SignalP-noTM; cog=COG4233; pfam=PF11412), giving the protein MIISVPLRFAAGCAAGMLATLTGAQAQDASPWQVDSHSQVRLMAGSRSGPVMLGGIAFQLETGWHTYWRYPGDSGVPPRFDFSKSENVEAVTILWPAPKKFEDGAGGHSLGYVKQLVLPLRVVAKDAGKPVTLRAAISYAVCEKLCIPVEANAELAFTSVASTEDGALKAALDTVPKPATISDPNPLTIRDLKRDGKNVLVDVVAPDNGDANLFVEGPTPEWALPVPKLLAHSPAGVKRFSFELDGLPPGASADGAALKLTLVGTDKAYEFNVNLP; this is encoded by the coding sequence ATGATTATTTCCGTTCCGCTACGTTTTGCCGCTGGATGCGCCGCAGGCATGCTTGCGACGCTGACAGGCGCGCAGGCGCAGGATGCGTCGCCATGGCAGGTCGACAGCCATTCGCAGGTCCGGCTGATGGCGGGGTCGCGCAGCGGCCCGGTGATGCTCGGCGGCATCGCGTTCCAGCTGGAGACGGGCTGGCACACCTACTGGCGCTATCCCGGCGATTCCGGCGTGCCGCCACGCTTCGATTTTTCCAAATCCGAGAATGTCGAGGCCGTCACCATCCTGTGGCCGGCGCCGAAGAAATTCGAAGATGGCGCCGGCGGTCATTCGCTGGGCTATGTGAAGCAGCTGGTGCTGCCGCTGCGAGTGGTCGCCAAGGATGCCGGCAAGCCGGTGACGCTGCGCGCCGCGATCAGTTATGCGGTGTGCGAGAAGCTCTGCATACCCGTGGAAGCCAATGCCGAACTGGCCTTCACCAGTGTCGCCAGCACCGAGGACGGCGCCCTGAAGGCCGCGCTGGATACCGTGCCGAAGCCGGCCACCATCAGCGATCCCAATCCGCTGACCATCCGCGACCTCAAGCGCGACGGCAAGAACGTGCTGGTCGATGTGGTCGCGCCCGACAATGGCGACGCCAACCTGTTCGTCGAGGGCCCGACGCCGGAATGGGCGCTGCCGGTGCCGAAACTGCTGGCGCACAGCCCGGCCGGGGTGAAGCGCTTCAGCTTCGAACTTGACGGCCTGCCGCCGGGCGCCAGTGCCGACGGCGCGGCGCTGAAACTGACGCTGGTCGGAACCGACAAGGCCTATGAGTTCAACGTCAACCTGCCGTGA